GCGATCCCGTTTCGTTTCAATATCCGTGTAGTACTCCGGAGCTAAAAACAAACTCTCCTGATAAAAAATCGTAACCTGCGAGCGGTACAGATCAATCATCATAACAAAGGATTTTACGATTGCTTGCAGACGTTCTGTCGGGGTATCCCACTTCTCGTAAGCTTCCTCCGCTTTTTCCAGCACATACGTAATAAATTGATCATGAATGATGTAGAGGAGTTCATCTTTTGATTTGAAGTTGTGATAAAATCCTCCCTTCGACGTTCCGCTTTCTTTCACAATTTGATCCACAGTCACTTTGTGGTAGCCATTTGCTTCAAACAAGCGCATGGATGTTTCAATAATACGTTCTCTGATTGATTTTTCGACCATTATCTTCACCCGTGAACATTATAGCATAACTACATAGCAAAAACGCCGATTCTCTTCGGTGAGAGATCGGCGTTTCTTCCTTAATTCGTTGGTGTGGAAACAGGAACGGCACCTGAATATTCTTCGAGCGTAATCCCTTTTTCTCCGATTTCTTGTGCGATCTCGGCCCCTACATAACGCAAATGCCACGGCTCATAAATATAGCCAGTAATCGCGTCTTTTCCCTCTGGGTAGCGAATGATAAATCCAAACTTCTCGACGTTTTCATCCAGCCACTTCGCTTCTTTGGTTCCGGCAAAGCAACTCGTTGCTGCGCATTTGCCATCCTTACCGGAGACGTCAATCGCGAGTCCCGTCTCATGCTCACTCGTCCCAGGAACGGCACTGTAAGTCCGTGCCTTCTCTACGCCGTCTTTTTTTACATAGCGATTAAACAGCGCTTTCTGGTAGGCGTGGGAGCGATAGGCAGATACGCCAGCTAACTGGACACCGTCAGCCTGAGCTGCCGCAAATAACTGCTCAAGCGCACCAGCTGCTTCTTTGCGCATTTTGCGTTTCTCGCTCTTTTCCGGGAGCAAGTAAGGAACGTTTGGAAACACTAGATCATTTGGCTGATAGTTCTCTGGAAGCTTGCGTTGTTTGTTCACCAGTACAGCAACACTCTCAGGCTCACCCACGACCTCGATGTCCGGGAACGACAGCTCAGGTGGCTGACCCGCTGGTGGCTTTTCTGCCGGCTTCGTTTCCGTTGGCTTCGCTTTCTGGGGTTGCTCCGGTTGTTCTTGCTTTGGTGTTTCAGCCGGTGGAGGCGTGTTCTCCTCCTTTGGCTTCTCTTCTTCTTTCTTTGGAGGAGTTGGCGTCTCCACGGATGATGGTGTCTGTGGTTCTTGTGGAGCAGCTGTACTGTTACATCCAGACAACACAAATGTCATTGCCGTTACGAGTACAAGCGGATGCAAAAGTCGGTGTCGAAAACTTCTCATTGTAACGTTCCTTTCGTTTTGGAGCTGATCCAATTATGTAGGTAATAAAAGTACGTACCTATTATGACATAATTGACCGGCGTTTCGTTACATGATTTATCGAGAAATCACGACCTGTTCGATATTTAAGTAACCCGCTGGACTGATGGAGAAGCCCTGAATATGGTTGCTAATCACAGCCAAATTCTCCAGATTGCGAATCGGCACGACCAAAGCATCTTGCAGCTCCACTTCTTGTGCTTTTGCGTAGATAGAAAGTCTTTTGGCAGGATCTGTTTCGATACGACCAGCCTCGATGAGACGATCCAGCTCGGGATTGCTGTATTGAAAACTGTTGCCAGCCCCGCCACCCGATGTATGAAATAAATTGTATTGATTGTAGTCGGCATCCCCGGTTGCATTTGCCCAGCCACTGACAAAAATCTCATGATCCTTCGTTTTCTCAATGGTTCGGACAAACTCATCGTAGCTGACGACTTTTAGCTCCGCGTCGATGCCGATCCCTTTTAATTGCGACCGTATCACTTGGGCAACCAAGATTCGATCCCGTCTGTTGTAGGTAATCATTTGAATAGGAAAACCATCTGGATAGCCCGCCTCTGCGAGCAACCGACGCGCTTGGTTGATGTCGTACGGGTAGCTTTTCACAGTCGGACTGTAGCCGAACACATGTGGTCCAATAGGTGAGTTCGCCTTCGTTCCCACGTTGTTATACACCCCTTTAATGATCGCTCCCGTCTCGATCGCCATACTGATGGCTTTCCTCACACGGATATCATTCAGTGGTGGACGTGATACATTAAACCCGATAAACTCCGTCCCGAGCGCATCACTGCGGTACACACGCATCTGGTTGGAGGCTTGAATTCGATCCAGCTCCATGACAGGGATGGACTCGGCAATATGTGCTTCTCCATTCTCGACCATCGCAATGCGAGCCGCATCATCTGGAACAACCTTGAAGACGACTTGATCAAGCGTAGCAGCCTCGCCCCAATAGGACTGGTTTTTGCTCAAGGTAATTCGACTGCCAGGCTCCCATGATTGGAACTGATAAGGGCCAGTACCAACCGGGTGATGCGATAATTCCCGCCCGTATTTATCGATCGCAGTGGGGCTGATGATGCTCCCCTCGTGACTGGCCAAAATAGAAAGCAAAGGAGCAAATGGCTTATGAAGAATGAATTGTACTCTGTACGGGTCGATGACCCTTACCTGTTTTACTTTTTCGAACATGGCTGCCCGTGGAGAAGCCACCGCTGGATCTAATACACGATCAAATGTTTTCTTGACCGCCTGTGCATGAAAGGGAGTCCCATCGTGAAAAACAACACCTTGTCGGAGAGTAAACTCCCAAGTAAGATCGTCGATTTGTTTCCATGCCGTTGCCAGCTGTGGCTGAATGTTCATGTTCCTATCTCGTTTAACGAGCCCTTCATACACTTTTCCTTGGACGACACTCGCCTCATTAATCGTCAAAATAAAATGGGGATCGAGATTTGCGGCATCCGACATACGCGCAATGATTAACGTCCCACCCTCAGCAACGTTTTGGGGTGTCGGTACGATTTGATTGTTGTGGGGCGGCTCCTGACCGAAAGAACAGGCTGATATGGCGATGATTGCTGCGAGTAACAGTCCAATTAGTCTGTGAAAGGATTTCTGCGTGTACATTGGACCCTCCCTGCATGCTCTTCTGTTTACCTAGTTGTATGTTTAGCAAAAAGACCGCCCTTCTCCCATGTTTCCCGGAGAGTAGCGGTCCACACTCTATTCTTTTTCAAATAATCGTTTATACTCCCCGAAGCCTTCTTCCTCCAAACGACCTTTCGGAATGAAGCGCAATGCGGCTGAATTGATGCAGTAGCGCAATCCATTTTCTCCAGGACCGTCCTCGAAAACGTGGCCGAGATGAGAATCTGCTTCTTTGCTACGAACCTCTGTACGAATCATATTATGTGTCAAATCCACATGCTCGGTTACGGTTTCCTCTTGCAATGGCTTGGTAAAGGATGGCCACCCGCAGCCGGAATCGAACTTGTCCAAGGAACTGAACAAAGGCTCGTTGGAGACGATGTCTACGTAGATGCCCTCTTCCTTGTGATCCCAGAATTCGTTCGTAAATGGACGTTCTGTCCCGTTATTTTGCGTCACCTCGTACTGGAGCGGGGTCAAGATTTTTTTCAATTCTTCTTGCTTCGTACGGTCGCGCCATGCTTCCTTGGTGAATTTCGCTCTGCCTGATGCCGCCCGGTAGTATTGGTAGCGAACCGAATTTTTCTTATAGTAGTCCTGATGATATTCCTCTGCCGGATAGAACGGCTTGGCTGGCAAAATCAGCGTTGCAATGGGCTTTTGGAAACGACCGCTCGCATCTAGCTCTTGCTTGGATTTCAGCGCAAGACTTTCTTGCTCTTCATTATGATAGAAGATCGCGGGCGCATACGATTGACCTCGATCACCGAATTGACCACCTGCGTCAGTCGGGTCGATTTGTCTCCAGAACATTTGCAGCAATTCCTCGTAGGAGATGAGAGACGGATCATATGTGATTTGGATGGCTTCATAATGCCCCGTCGTATCAGAGCATACCTGTTCATAGGTTGGGTTTTCGACATGACCGCCTGTATAGCCGGAGACGACTTTTTCAATGCCTGGCATCTTGTCAAACGGACTGACCATGCACCAGAAGCATCCGCCTGCAAAGGTTGCGATTTCGAATGGATGTGTATCGCTGTTCACGCATTTCGCCTCCTGTAAAAGTATGTACACTATCTTTTACGATTGTACATGGTTTACAAAAGCAAAGTCCACTCTGGAAGTGCTGCGAGAGGGTTCCAAAAAGGAAAGGAGACCTTTTTACACGAAAGGTCCCCCTTTTCGCTATCGAATTGCCTGATCCTTCATTCGTATGTTGCTACTCTGACAGCGCTTTGGCAAATCCAGAGAGCATGACAACCATATGGGCAATTCCTTCCTCGAAGTCTTTCAAACGGATGGATTCGTTCGGCGCATGTACTTTGCAGCCAACCCAGCCTACCCCTGTACTGACAACCGGAAGCTTCAGCTGCTCACCGAAAATATACATCGGACCCGTGCCTGCCGCGTTTGGAGAAAGCACTGGCTCATGATCGTAAATGACGCGTGCTGAATCCAGTACGTGAGCAACAAATGGATGGTGGAAATCGGAGCGATACGCTTTTTGCCCGTTGATCATGGTGACGGTAATATCCGTAAAACCATGCTTCTCCAAATGATTCTCGATGCAATTCATGATGTGCTGTGGATCTTGTCCTGGGACAAGGCGGCAATCCAACTTGGCCTTCGCGCTTTTCGGCAGAACAGTCTTCGCGCCCTCTCCTGTATAGCCGCTATCCAGACCACAAATGGTCATGGTCGGATGAAAAACCATGGCTTCTCGTGGGTCCACATTGTTTGCCGCGGTAATCAGTGGGCGTTTCAAACCGTATAGCGCTACTGTCGCCTCTTCACTGAACGGCAATTCAGAAACGACTTTCTTTTCATCCGCTGTTGGTTCCTCGATCCCCTTGAAGAAGCCTTCGACCAAAATCTCGTTTTGCTGATTTTTCATCGTCGCTAATGCCTGTACCAAGCGCCACGCTGCATTGTCTACATACGCACCGACAGAGGAGTGCATGTCGATATCTGCCCCAACGCATGTCAGCTCTAGGTACGCCATTCCTTTGATCCCGGCAACCATGCTGATTCGCTCATTTTCGTCCTTTCCACCGAATTCCCAAATGCAGGCATCCGCTTGGAAAAGATCCTTGTACTCTCGAAGATATGGCTCCAGATTCGGGCTGCCGATCTCTTCTTCTCCTTCGATCAGGAACTTGATGTTGCAAGGCAAACCGCCTGCTTGCTGCTGCAAAATGTGAATCGCCGTCAGACGCGCTACGAGGTCACCTTTATTGTCGGCAGCACCACGGGCATACAGCTTTCCATCGATTATCGTCGGGTCAAACGGCTCCGTGTTCCACTCATGAAACGGCTCAGGTGGTTGAACATCATAGTGATCGTAAAACAGGATCGTTTTGCTGGCGTCTCCTTCACTGCCTGCAGCAAAAAACGCATACACGACTGGATTGCCGCCAAGATTGTCGAGTACCTTTGTCTCTCCGCCAACCTCATGAATCATCTTGACCACGTATTCAACCGTCTCTGGGATGGCTTTATGCTGTGCGGATACGGTAGGAAATCTCAAATATTGCTTCAGCTTCTCGATTGCTTGTGGCAAGTTTTCTTGCACAATGCCTACGACTTGTTCTTTGTTCATTATTGCGCTCCTCCTACTGACCATTTTTCCAATTGATGATGGAATCCGAACATTTGTAGCTCTCCATGCATTACCTTTTTCGATATCGCAGAGAAATCGTTATCCGATTAAAGCGAGATGATTGGAACTTCCTGATTCCAAATCTTCTGTAAAGAGTGATAAATCTCCTTCCTTTTATCTGAATTTGGCTCCGCTTTTCCTTTTAGGATCAAAGAATACGTTTCGAATTATTTCGATAATCCATGATTTTTTACAAAACCTCGATTTTCTGTTTCAATCAAGGTTTTGTATGCCACTCATCATTTAATGATTCCCGTGCTTTCAATCTCCAAATCAACTGTAATGTTAAACCTCATTTTAGAGTATATTTCCTGCCACAACTCCCACTCCTTCTTGCCATAATGATTTCTAGCCATATAATGTAGTCCGAATCCAATCGGATCAATTTGATGCTTCTGTATACTCTCCAACAGGTTCTTGTACCGATTTTCAATATTCTTCTCCGCAATCCTTTCTAATTCTCCCCAATTCTTATCAAATAAAGCTTGATTAGCTTCCTGAATTCGCCCTCTTACTTTAATGTCCATTTGCAGAATTGGCGGTTGCTGTTTGGGGGTCTGAATCTGATAGCGATATGTAAAGCTTTGAATCAATAGTGAGTATCGAAGATGATCTTTTTTTACGCTGACTACAAAATTAGATGGTTTTCGAACAAGCTGGCTAAACAATTCTGTTTGCCCTGGTTGAATGACCATCTTTAATTCTTTCTTGTTGAACAAAGCCACTTGATTCACTTCGAATGACTTTCCTTTTTTTGAAACAATAGGCAAAAAAGGGTCTTTTCCCAACTCGAACATTCTATTGTAAAAGTCATATAAATACTCTGTTACAGCTAAAGACGATCCTATTTTCTCATGTCCAAAGCTTAGAATAAGAGAGTCTGCTGGAACACGTTCAGATCTGGGACTTGCTTCTAATATCTCTTCTGCTGACGGATTCGCAAGTGCCATATACTCAATTCTCTGCACTTCACTCCCTCTAAATATCCAATCTGTTGTTGTGAGGATCTCATCATTCGCTAGATTCCTTCCGATAATAAAAATCTTTGAATGCCCCAAATCAAGTTCTTTGTCCACGTTGGAATTCATGAGTTCTAACGCCTCAGAAATGGTGTCAGCTTCCTGTGAAATGATTTGAAACGCAGCATGCCCCGGCTCTATTCGATGTGTGGGAATCGCCAGTTTTAATGAGACCTTGTACAGCTTTTCTTTACCTTGATCGATTCCTATCGCTACTACAAAAAATCGTTTATCTATATCTTTGAATCCACATCCACTCAGCCCAAACAAAAGCAAAACGAAAAGCACACCTAGCCTTCTAAGCATGTTACTGTTTCCTCCTTCCTATCAAAAGCATCAGAAGAACCAACAAGAGCTCCATCATAAACCGAACCATAAACCACTGCTCCGCTACCATAATCAGCTGCTTTTCATTTGTCAAACGCCCATACCACCAAGTTGCGATACCCACGACTCCAACAATGATCCATCGATATCGTTTGGATTGGTCACGAAAAATACTACCGACTAACTCTGTACCAATATGCCAGCTCATCGAGATAAACAAGAGAGTAACCGCAACGTAAACCATTAAATAATAGAAGACGACTCGTTCAATAAATCCAAATTCCATTCGAAGCGAGTCAACTGTATTCACCCAAAGGTAAAGGTAATTTTCTACAGCCTGCGTACCATGAATACCAATCGGAATAAGGAAGGTGCTCACCAATGTGATCGCCCCTGTAACCGGTACTAACCAAAAATGGGTTAGTGATATTCTCCAAGTAAAAAACCTGTTTAACACAATCAGTGTCATATATCCTGTAAAGCAAAACATCGCTGTTGCTAGTGTATTCCAAGAAGGGATCTCGAAGATGTACTCCGTCGTGACCATAATCGCATTCCACTCAAACGTTTCACTTTGGAGTGCTTTAAATAAGATGAAAACGACGATTGGAAGAATGAATATCAGAATAATCTCGGATAAATAATTGATCGCTGCCGTCGAGCGAGTAGCTGCATAACAGCTCACGATAATTAAACAGAAAAGGAGCTGTTCAATGGGAATAGATGGATTCAGAAACATTTTGGCAATATATGAAAATGCAATTAGAACCACCCCTCCAGCCACTATCCAAAGGAGTCCCAGAGTGAAGCTAATTACGGAGCTTAGCATCACAGGTAATCGTTGTTCAAAAATTTCAGGTAACCCCTGACCTGGGAACTGACGCATTGTCCTGGTAAACAAATAAGCCAGTGTCGATCCAAACACAATCGCGAAGAGGATCGCTAGCCATGCACCTTGAAATCGATACTCCACTAACATTACAGGTACATAAAAAATGGTATTTACCAGCATACATAAAATAAATGGATAAAAATAGTAACGATTCATCATCCAGAGATCCTCTTTTTCGAATTGGTTGATGCATGCTTACCGAATTGGAGTCGAAAAAAGGGTTCACCATAGCTTCTCAGATTGACTAAATACACCAAGAAACAAAAAGCACCTGAAATGAGTCCCAGGATACCGAATAAAGTAGCAAACACGATTAATGGATACTTTACCAGCCTGATTGCAAAGCTCATCTCGTTGATCGGCACGACAAAATTAGCAATCGCGACAGTTGATGTAATAATGATCATGACAGAGCTGACCAGTCCTGCTTCCTGCGCTGCTTGTCCTAAAATTAATCCACCCACCGTTGTAGCCGTTGAACCAATATACTTTGGCAAACGAATACTGGCTTCGATTAGCACCTCAATCAGGAAAAGCATAAATAGAACTTCGACGAATGAGGAATATGGGACTGGAGCGCGGCTCCCTGCGATTGACAATGCGAATTGTACTTGGAAGATCTCTGGATTATGAGAAATGACTGCTATGTAAATCGCAGGGAGACATATGGTGAGGAATAATGAAATATAGCGAAGGATGACCAGACCTATCCCTATCCAATACGTTTGATACCGATCGTCCATCGCAGACATAAAATCGTAAAATACAGCGGGAGCTATTAACGCAAAAGGTGATCCATTGACCAAAATGACAATCTTTCCTTGTGAGAGACTGAAGACAATTCGATCGGGTCTTTCTGAGACGAGCATCAAAGGTACAAAGTTAAATTTCTTTTGAGACAATAAATTCTCAAGCTGTCCAGAAGCTTGAATAAACTCATCTTGAATATCGTCAATCTTTTGTAACAGCTCCTGCAAAACTGTTTCTTTCACGACATGCTTGTCATACAAAACATACAATTTTGTTTTTGGTTTTTTTCCAACCTCTTTTTCCTTCACCATTAGATTGGAGGAAGCATAACGTCTTCGTATTAGGTTGATGTTTGCATAGCTATCTTCTGTTAACGCAAATGGTGGCCCTTGTACAGAAGCTTCATTTTTAGCGTAATCTACTTTGTCGTTGATGACCTTGGACGAGTAAAAGGAATAAAACGTATCATTTATAGTGATTAAAGAATAACCCTCTAGAAGCTTCGGTATCACTTCCTTTTCGTCTAGAACCTGCTCACAAAAAAGCTCCGCATCTAAGATGTTTTTCATTTCACTATACGAATGACAAGTCGAGAAAGGTTCCGAAATACGTTCCTGAATCAGCTTCGAATTAATCAAAGATGAATAAAAGTATAATGCTATGGAAAGGTCACCATTAGTAAGATGCTGTATTTCAAAATCTTGTGTTTCACTCAGTTCTCGGAGTTGTCTGTCAATCTCCTCTAGTTGAATCAAAGGAAACACTCCTTTGTGGTTTCTTTTTCCATATTATGCTCGCTTGTTATTTATATCATTCAAGTAATCCCTTTCTAAAATGGACATAGAAATAACCAGTCAAAACACAGAATAACGTGTTTGACTGGTTTACGATTATTCCGCTATTTTTACTTTCTTGTCTAAAGTCAAATAGCTGTCAAACCAATCCGTCGTATATTGCAGTCTCAACACGCGTTGCCGAGGATCACCACTGCGGGATAGTTCATGACTGGCACCCGGGAAACGGACAAATGACACCGGGGCCTTACCTTGATGCTTCAATGTTACATAAAGCTGCTCGGCCTGTTCGATCGGGCAACGGTAGTCATGTTCTCCATGCATGATCAGCAGGGGCGTCTCGATGTTCTCTACCAAGCGAATTGGTGAATGCTGCCACATTTTTTCCGGATTCGTGAATGGATTTGCCTGAATCTCTTCGGCAGTAAAGAAATAACCGATATCACTGACACCGTAAAAGCTTACCCAGTTGCAAATACTCCGATCTGTTACACCCGCTTTGAATCGATTGGTTTTACCGA
This genomic stretch from Brevibacillus sp. DP1.3A harbors:
- a CDS encoding TetR/AcrR family transcriptional regulator gives rise to the protein MVEKSIRERIIETSMRLFEANGYHKVTVDQIVKESGTSKGGFYHNFKSKDELLYIIHDQFITYVLEKAEEAYEKWDTPTERLQAIVKSFVMMIDLYRSQVTIFYQESLFLAPEYYTDIETKRDRYKKIMFTVISDGIESDEFRPELPVPIVSMAIFGMVNWIYKWYQKSGTYSIEQIADIYADMVLHSVLKSGSMENPAFQRFFLQSQENPFKPL
- a CDS encoding D-alanyl-D-alanine carboxypeptidase family protein, translating into MRSFRHRLLHPLVLVTAMTFVLSGCNSTAAPQEPQTPSSVETPTPPKKEEEKPKEENTPPPAETPKQEQPEQPQKAKPTETKPAEKPPAGQPPELSFPDIEVVGEPESVAVLVNKQRKLPENYQPNDLVFPNVPYLLPEKSEKRKMRKEAAGALEQLFAAAQADGVQLAGVSAYRSHAYQKALFNRYVKKDGVEKARTYSAVPGTSEHETGLAIDVSGKDGKCAATSCFAGTKEAKWLDENVEKFGFIIRYPEGKDAITGYIYEPWHLRYVGAEIAQEIGEKGITLEEYSGAVPVSTPTN
- a CDS encoding glutathione ABC transporter substrate-binding protein, producing MYTQKSFHRLIGLLLAAIIAISACSFGQEPPHNNQIVPTPQNVAEGGTLIIARMSDAANLDPHFILTINEASVVQGKVYEGLVKRDRNMNIQPQLATAWKQIDDLTWEFTLRQGVVFHDGTPFHAQAVKKTFDRVLDPAVASPRAAMFEKVKQVRVIDPYRVQFILHKPFAPLLSILASHEGSIISPTAIDKYGRELSHHPVGTGPYQFQSWEPGSRITLSKNQSYWGEAATLDQVVFKVVPDDAARIAMVENGEAHIAESIPVMELDRIQASNQMRVYRSDALGTEFIGFNVSRPPLNDIRVRKAISMAIETGAIIKGVYNNVGTKANSPIGPHVFGYSPTVKSYPYDINQARRLLAEAGYPDGFPIQMITYNRRDRILVAQVIRSQLKGIGIDAELKVVSYDEFVRTIEKTKDHEIFVSGWANATGDADYNQYNLFHTSGGGAGNSFQYSNPELDRLIEAGRIETDPAKRLSIYAKAQEVELQDALVVPIRNLENLAVISNHIQGFSISPAGYLNIEQVVISR
- the msrB gene encoding peptide-methionine (R)-S-oxide reductase MsrB → MNSDTHPFEIATFAGGCFWCMVSPFDKMPGIEKVVSGYTGGHVENPTYEQVCSDTTGHYEAIQITYDPSLISYEELLQMFWRQIDPTDAGGQFGDRGQSYAPAIFYHNEEQESLALKSKQELDASGRFQKPIATLILPAKPFYPAEEYHQDYYKKNSVRYQYYRAASGRAKFTKEAWRDRTKQEELKKILTPLQYEVTQNNGTERPFTNEFWDHKEEGIYVDIVSNEPLFSSLDKFDSGCGWPSFTKPLQEETVTEHVDLTHNMIRTEVRSKEADSHLGHVFEDGPGENGLRYCINSAALRFIPKGRLEEEGFGEYKRLFEKE
- a CDS encoding M20/M25/M40 family metallo-hydrolase produces the protein MNKEQVVGIVQENLPQAIEKLKQYLRFPTVSAQHKAIPETVEYVVKMIHEVGGETKVLDNLGGNPVVYAFFAAGSEGDASKTILFYDHYDVQPPEPFHEWNTEPFDPTIIDGKLYARGAADNKGDLVARLTAIHILQQQAGGLPCNIKFLIEGEEEIGSPNLEPYLREYKDLFQADACIWEFGGKDENERISMVAGIKGMAYLELTCVGADIDMHSSVGAYVDNAAWRLVQALATMKNQQNEILVEGFFKGIEEPTADEKKVVSELPFSEEATVALYGLKRPLITAANNVDPREAMVFHPTMTICGLDSGYTGEGAKTVLPKSAKAKLDCRLVPGQDPQHIMNCIENHLEKHGFTDITVTMINGQKAYRSDFHHPFVAHVLDSARVIYDHEPVLSPNAAGTGPMYIFGEQLKLPVVSTGVGWVGCKVHAPNESIRLKDFEEGIAHMVVMLSGFAKALSE
- a CDS encoding Ger(x)C family spore germination protein codes for the protein MLRRLGVLFVLLLFGLSGCGFKDIDKRFFVVAIGIDQGKEKLYKVSLKLAIPTHRIEPGHAAFQIISQEADTISEALELMNSNVDKELDLGHSKIFIIGRNLANDEILTTTDWIFRGSEVQRIEYMALANPSAEEILEASPRSERVPADSLILSFGHEKIGSSLAVTEYLYDFYNRMFELGKDPFLPIVSKKGKSFEVNQVALFNKKELKMVIQPGQTELFSQLVRKPSNFVVSVKKDHLRYSLLIQSFTYRYQIQTPKQQPPILQMDIKVRGRIQEANQALFDKNWGELERIAEKNIENRYKNLLESIQKHQIDPIGFGLHYMARNHYGKKEWELWQEIYSKMRFNITVDLEIESTGIIK
- a CDS encoding GerAB/ArcD/ProY family transporter gives rise to the protein MMNRYYFYPFILCMLVNTIFYVPVMLVEYRFQGAWLAILFAIVFGSTLAYLFTRTMRQFPGQGLPEIFEQRLPVMLSSVISFTLGLLWIVAGGVVLIAFSYIAKMFLNPSIPIEQLLFCLIIVSCYAATRSTAAINYLSEIILIFILPIVVFILFKALQSETFEWNAIMVTTEYIFEIPSWNTLATAMFCFTGYMTLIVLNRFFTWRISLTHFWLVPVTGAITLVSTFLIPIGIHGTQAVENYLYLWVNTVDSLRMEFGFIERVVFYYLMVYVAVTLLFISMSWHIGTELVGSIFRDQSKRYRWIIVGVVGIATWWYGRLTNEKQLIMVAEQWFMVRFMMELLLVLLMLLIGRRKQ
- a CDS encoding spore germination protein, which translates into the protein MIQLEEIDRQLRELSETQDFEIQHLTNGDLSIALYFYSSLINSKLIQERISEPFSTCHSYSEMKNILDAELFCEQVLDEKEVIPKLLEGYSLITINDTFYSFYSSKVINDKVDYAKNEASVQGPPFALTEDSYANINLIRRRYASSNLMVKEKEVGKKPKTKLYVLYDKHVVKETVLQELLQKIDDIQDEFIQASGQLENLLSQKKFNFVPLMLVSERPDRIVFSLSQGKIVILVNGSPFALIAPAVFYDFMSAMDDRYQTYWIGIGLVILRYISLFLTICLPAIYIAVISHNPEIFQVQFALSIAGSRAPVPYSSFVEVLFMLFLIEVLIEASIRLPKYIGSTATTVGGLILGQAAQEAGLVSSVMIIITSTVAIANFVVPINEMSFAIRLVKYPLIVFATLFGILGLISGAFCFLVYLVNLRSYGEPFFRLQFGKHASTNSKKRISG